The nucleotide sequence TCCTTTCAGCTGCTATGTTTGTTGACATCATGATTTCTGCAAATGCGCCCAAATTCTATTAGCTTGATTTATTCTAGTGCGTATTATTGTTGATTTCTTATTGATttgaagttggagaaaaaatGAAGTGGGGATGGGTGGATTGTGTATTCTTAGTGCCTAGTAAAGGTCTAGGAAAGGAGGAGGGTGAGTTTGGCCTTGAGAGAACTATATAAGGAAAATACATTGTTTGTTGGAGATGTAAGGAATTATACAGCAGTAAGGTGTCTATGGGGCTTGCGTTACATATAAAAGCCATTTTGCTTGCACCAGAGTTGACCGTTTGCTTAGAGTATCCTCTGATAATAACATAGCCATAACGACTTTGGTTTACTGCTTGAGGTGGTGATAGCTTTTATAGAGTATTACCCAAGaacattcttgaaaaaaaaagaagagagtatTACACAAAAAATTTACAAGCGGATCAAGGAACGAGGGAGGCATGCCAGAAACATGGAGTTGAGGTGGTTAAACCTATTATGTGCGAGCCCCTATTGAATGATCAGTTAGGCGCATATgttgagattcctattgagattgcCTCATCCCAAACCAATTGTATCAGTTATATGTAATCTATGTATCTATTTTACTCTTGCTCTTATCATTTCATTCAGTGCTCAATAATTTGTCTTTGAGGACAGAGTAGAAGTTTTCTAAAACTAGAGGTCTTCTAAATCTCACACTTGTCCTTATCATTTCATACGTTTGGTGTGATTTATGTTGTTGAAGAAGTGTTTCCATCTTGTCTATTGGGACAGTAAGATAATTACTTGAATGCCTTGTTTGCTAATTTTCCCTATAACCAAAAACTAAATTCAGGAGTTTTGAGCAAATGAGAAGCTTTTCCAATATATTTCTTCTCTAGCTATTTGTAATTTGATAGGTGATGAAGATAACGATAGCATGATTAGGCTGAAGTCTATGTTTCTGCCTGAGTGAAGAAGGAATAAAATATGATCCGAAGTTTGACtggttaatttttttgtttgtttctgCTTCTAATTAGGAGTAGAAGCTGgaactattttctttttcacatcagagtttgttgtattttgttgttGAGACTCTCATGAGTTTGGTATGAGAAATATTAGAAGAAATTAGCTTTACCTATTGTAATACTCCTTCTAAGGATCTTGTGTTGCATGGAGCCAGCAATTAATATAACTTGGAATGGTTGCTTTTTTCAATGTGATATTGGTTGTCACTCTATATGACAACCTCATTTGTTGGGCTCAAAATGGTTTCATTTTGATGCTGAATTTTAAGGATGTTTGCATTGACATGTTGCTTTCTTCCTCAACATCACAGGCAGAAGCGGGTAAGGTTCCCAAAGGGTAAAAAGGCAAAGCAGGGCGATAACACGATTGATGGGTGTGAAGATAAACCTAGTAGGCTGACAGATGCTCGCGCTGCAGCCAAAGAGCGTCTGGAACGGCGgaatcaaataaaaagggagctcattgatgaagaaattgaaggtgAAATAGCTGACATATCACGGGCAGAAGTGGAATATGAGGTTTGTTACTTCCAATatcttttattccatattttttttgattGTAGTTAGCCAAGTTAGGTACTTTGTGGATCTCTGATATCTACTTCATATATCTTTGATAAGGAAGTGATACTAGGATAAATACAAACATTTGGGCTTGGCATGATTTGTGCTTTATTTTTAGCTAGAACAACTTAGATATGGGTAATTTTCTCAAAAAGAGCTGAGATATGGGTGCTCATTTGTACAATTAAAAACCATAACTAATCTTTATTGCTAATTATATTTCCTAAGTAGTAACATAAGCAAAATAGTGACAATCTTTAAGAACTTGATCACAAAAACCACTGATACATACCTgtataattttatatttcaatcCTTTATGCTCTAGAGCAAAGGTCAACGAAACAAAATGGTGAACTTTCTTAACATATAACGGCTCATTAAAAGGAATAGCATAAATATTTCCTTCCACGTGTAAGTGAATCATCATTAGAATTATTAAGAAGCATGTACCAAGTTGAATATGAAGGTACTTTTTTGGAAAAAGTAATCCATTATTCAGTCTCAGCCCTAAGAAATTATGGGATGTGAATTAACGTTCCTCATCTGATTTTTGCTAAATATATTGATATTTCGTATGATTCTTTCTTGAAGTATTGACCACATGTTCATGGCATCTCCCAAATACTCATAATTGGATGGTGCTAAGTGTAGGTCAAACTTGTCGTGTTCCGCATGATGACTGTTGTGAACATCTGTAGACCGGGTTTGGTGACACTAGTTGATGTTCAAGGTTGTTTTAGTGGAATACTGTATCCTTTGCATTATTAGACCAACTGACaagtttaaaaagaataaaagtgatTCAAAGCTACATATCATCCGAAAGTTCCCAGGTTGGTCACATACGCAATGGTGAACTTGAGCTTTTAACTAGAGAATAAAATAGCTCTCACAGCACTCCCACCAGTTTGGGTGTTGCATTATGTCAGACATTTACTATATCTGCTGGTGTTGCTCTAATCTGGTGAAGGAGACgtagtttagttttgtttcttaAGGAGTATTTAAGCCCTTTGAGTTAGGTGCAAGACAATTTTTGACATTTCACTTTTGTCATGAACTTTTAGTGTTGGCACCAATACATAAGGCATGCACTTAATTGTTTATGAATCATTGAAGAAGGCAGCACGGGTAAGTACATATAAGAAGCAGACTGATATATTATTGTTTAGGAAACAATACCAGTGAATGTGTTAATGATCTCCAAAGTGACGAGTGAGTGGCTGAAGCATAGAAGTTGGAGATCTTAGGTTAGAGTTCCATCTAAATCACTCAGTGTGAGCCTATCAAACCTCACTGAGTAGGTTTACTCAGTGTTGGTGCTATAGCTGGCTGCTCAACGAATTAGTGAAGGTTCGTGCAAGTCGGAGTAGACACcaccataaacataaataaagaattaatatGCAACTGATTAAAATACAGTAGGAAATTAGAAATTAGTATAAAAAAATTATGGTGTCGATTTTCGTGCAGCACCAACAGAAATGAGAGCTGATGTGGATAGCCATCAGGGAATGGCTCGTGACGTTCATTTCTTCCCAGTTGGTAAGATGTGGAACAGGTATTTTTCTAacttgctttgataccatgtgagaaaatAGGGTGAAAGAGTTGAGTGGAGCTTcatcccccccaaaaaaaaagaaaagaagaaagagttgAGTGGATGTTAAGCTTGATTATTTCCTGAAGAAAATGCCGAGTAGCATTAAAGATGCACTGGTAAGCTGGAGCTAATGGAAGGTCGGAAAACCCATCAGGAAAGTATGGAAGATGATCCCTGCTTGCATATTTTGGTGTGTCTGGACAGAAAGAAACAATATATGCTTTGAAGACGCCTCTTCGCCAAGCTACATTCTTAAGTCTAGAGTGAAATTCAAGAGGAGGAagggggtgggggggtggggtAAATTGACCTCTTTTTAAAAGCTAAGCCATGTTGACTACTTCCCGCAAATAACCGTTAGTAGAGAAGATAGAATATAAAGAGCAGAATAATTAAACTTGAAGTAGTTTATACTGGTTTAGAACACcgatgtggtgcctacttccggTTCCCTTGGATTAGAGGGGTTCCCTTAAGAGCTTCAATGGATGTTCAAGTACAGATCTTGTGGCAATGTAGTTTCCTCTTGAACTCTATTGAGTCCTTACAGATTTACAACCTCTACTCGTATagctctcttttttctctttcttttgttctcACAAGCAACCAACTTATTACAGTGAGTGTAAGAATAAAGATGAAATACAAGAGCTCCAATGAAGTTGTACATTTTAGCCTATGCCCGAGCATCTATTTAAATAGGCAGAACTCCTAATGAACCGTCAGAGAGACGTCAAGAaaagagaatttaaaaaaattacaaggaGTATCGATATCTATACTATGTTTACAAGATCCTAGAATGTTTACTAGACTCTAACAAGGCTGTAGTATGTCTATGTAGAGATAAGTATGAGGTTCACGGAAATTCTTGGAAATGCCTAAATTGTGAGTGTTATTAAAAGCAAAGAGCGCAAAAAAGCTTTGAGGTCTGTTGAGGCTTTAAGTGCAAAACACAAATAAAGCGTGGGCTTTAATGAAAATTAGTGCAAAgggacaaaaaaaattatacaaatatatatgtttagtctaagattaataattataagcatgaataacaaatatatgaacaaagaaattgaaaaataaattacgataaagtgaaatatcagtTGTTTAGTGTGTCGCCTCTTCAGAAGAGGCCCATTGGCAAGGAAAGTATGCCTTAGAAAATTAATTATGACACTGAAGCGCATTAAGCGAGGCAATGtgctcaacacattttgagtctcGCTTTGGAGCTTAAGCGCACCTTCTATAACACAGAATTTTTCCCAAGATCAAATTTATTTGAATGAAATAGGCCAAGGTGGAGCAAATCGATTAAGGATCAATATGCTGATCCCCACTAGTTTGGCATTGAGGTGGTGTAGTTGTTGCATCTTTCTACACTAACGCTGCACTTTAGTGTTGCTTTGCACTTAAAGCAGCAGCATAACGTGACGCTTTCATAGATTTTAACTTTTGACAAAAAATGTTTTTATCATAGCAGGATAACCAGAGCATTTATATTGTTTTAGGAGAGATAGTAGGGAACATGAGGGAGAGCTGTTGGTGGTGGGAGTGGGTTAGGGAGGTTTGTGGCACATGTTAATAGGTTCCATATTTATTCAAGAACGGATTTGCCAAACAATAGTACAATGGGTAATTTTTGCTTTTTATGAGTTGTTGATTCTTGGTCTGTACTCTTAGGTATTGAAGAAAATCAATCAATTTGAGTTGTACATTATAACGCCGTGATGTCTGGAGAAAAAGATTTTACCATTATCAGTGTTATTTAAAGTCATCGCTTCTTCAGGTAAAGCAATGAAGTAGGGCGGAACAAGCGACATTGCTTCTAGGCCGTGTATGGCTGTGCGCAAAGTGATTCCAGTGAGCACGGGGCAGTTTTTTGAATCTAAACTTTAAGGATTTGGACTAATGTCGACGTTAGAGCATGTCAAATGTTAAACTTAGTTGAAATTTGATTATTATAGTGCTAAATTCATGTATGTATGGTACTGTTATGATCTGTATATTGTGAGCTTCATTTAGAAAAGTGTGCTTTACTTCTCGCTTTTTGTTTCAAACCTCATAGACGCTTTTTTGTACTTTTCGCTTTTAAATTCACTGAGCATGATTTTTGTTTGTGTCCAATAGAATTGTGCCATACTATCTTTTGTagttttcttctctttcactttatgAACAGTGGGTTTTTGAACTGTACAAAGAGAGGAGGAGTTAGATTTAAATTTTGCACATTTTAATTTGCACAGAGGCGAGAAAAAGAACACAAAGAAGAAAGAATTTGTGTGACTTTCCTGCCCTTCATACTTCTCTCGCCAATGAAACAATGGAAAGAAAAATTTGTGGCTTTTACTTCCTTTGTTTCGTTCTGTTTAAGTTTCCTAacatttcctttcttttctttaaaactCTCCAAGCATAAATGTTAATTCATTATGATGCTTCATGTGTTCACACTGAATTCATGGAATTATATTGTTATTTGTTCTTTGGTTTGACCTATAAAGCTGACTAAAGCACTTCTGGTTATCATCAATGTCAGATCTTGCATATTCTAATTGCTTTATGGCTAAACTTCGTAGTCCttgtttgtttgtatttttttctggtgtaaataAGGGAATGTCACTGGCTGCAGGAAAATGAAACATTCATTGATGACGGGATTGCAATAGAGCCTTTTAATCTgaataaagagagagaagaagGTTTCTTTGATGCATCAGGAAACTATGttgaatatttaaatgaaaatgagataaagGTGCGAGTTATGCATCAAGTATTTTCTATCTCAGTCCCCAATCCTTGTATCTTTTTCTGATCTTAGCAAGTCTGCAGGATGCATGGCTTGACAGTGTTGATACTGAGAAAAGATATTCTGGGAAGAGTGCTATGAAGATATCAAATGAAGATGAAATTGAAGACATTACATCAGAACAACTAGCAAAGATGAAGAGGCGAATTGCTGATGTGCTCGAGCCAGGAGAAACAGTAAGTATTCTGTCATGTTCTCtagtttattattgttgttgttcattacTTTTAATAATGGATAACTAGTGTTGATAGCATTTGTTGTGGATCACTTTTTAAATCTTTATAACATTTTATCATTTTCTGTTTCCTTCTGTGGTGGTTTCAATATGAATTGTATCTTCCACTTGTTTTTCTCCAATAGCTAATAGTTACTTGTTGATACTGTGCTTGGATGTTACCTTCTGCCTGTGTGACTTTGACAACAGTTGCTGCTTGCATATTACATTTTTTTCATTGTCCAAACAAACTTCTTTGTGGTTTTTGCTGCTGTTCTCAAAAGAGAAATGGAGAGGCTATGGTTGAGCTGTTTAATTTACATTGTTATTTAAGAACTTCTTTGGGATTTTTGGTTGAACACATTAATCAGTCAAGgaaagtactaatcatattaCAACTATGGATTTTATGGGGCTCATTTCCAAGGTATTGAATATTTGAATTTAACAGTCCTGCTCATGTTGGAATCAATTCCACGAAAATATATAGGTTAAATTTTTAGATCACCGAATATAGTAAATGCCTCATTGGCTTTTCTGAAGTAGAACCTTTGGTACCAATTAGAATAGCACCTCCTGTCAAAATTTTTGCATCCTGCAGGAGCTATTTTAATCATGGTAAGACAATGGGGCTATCAACTTTGCATCTGATATTTCGACAATTCAACTTGTTTCCTCTGCGTCTACTTACTCCTAAACACACAGTCATCCATGCAAAAACAAGTAAATTTAGCATATTGTTTGCTGTATTGGTCAGTCAGTTACCTTCTTGCTTCCTCTGACAGCTTTTCTCTCTCCCTAGTATTAACAAGTTAATGACGAGATGCTTTGCATCTGACCAGCATACTAGGAAAGTTGGTGCCACACCACTTACTTTTTTGCCCCTTTCTTTCCACTTGGTCAGCTATCCTTATCAATCAGGATATTCAAATATAAGGCCCTTACCCAAAAGTTCCTGATACCTGCAGGGAAGAGATGTGTCATCTGGCATCCAGTCCGTTGTGGTGTTGGCAGGCCACGTTCTTTATTCTCTAGAAAAAACCCTGTTAAATTTATAGGTTGATTTGAGGGTTGTTATTCATTTAACAGAAGACGATAAGATTTTGTTTGAGAGAGCAGTTACAAAAAAAGAGTTTATTTGAGAGAAGGCTTTGCTTTTTTGCTTGGAAGGTTAATAtcttaatttgttgtttgaaaacaCCAGAATACCCTTCTCTTTACTTTCAATATGCAtcactcttttttttaaaaaacatgatAGGACTTGGGGCATCAAGCTGTGATCAGTCatcttgttttggataatttctaGAAGATGGCAGATCTTTTGGTCCTTCATTTCCAACCAAACAAATCATGCTGCCTATTTGCAATTTCCTTACAGAGGATTTGCATTTAGGCGAGTTCTTTCAACATTACTGTTAATTTAGACCATACACCATTCACTTTTCATTCCTGTATTAGTTGCCTCATATGAATCTGGCGGGGCTTTGTACGATGAGATATCCACTCGCTATGTTACTTCTGTCAAGAGTCTTTGTGCTATCAACTTGATGTTGTTCTCTATTGCTTTTGGACTCATGGCAGAACTTGATGCTTTTAACAGGTTTTGCAAGGTTTAAGGAGATTGAAAGGTACCTCAAACAATAAAAAGGGCAAAATGTCCGGAGAAACTAAGCAGCTGTTTGATCAACTAACAGAAGACGCTATGAAGCTGATGGAAAATGGAGATTTCAGTTAAGTGTGTTTGCATACAGTATGGAAAGGTTATAATTGAATAGAATACCAAGGGCATTTTTAATCTTTTAGTCTATTTCTTGTTTCACAGATGTGTATGATGAAAAGCAAGAGAGTTTCCAGAGGGAAGCAGGTACTTTCCATTGGGttgttctctctttttttctgAATTTTCCCCTCCATGCCCATGACTTTGGGAAGTGGAAAATATATGATGGAAGTATTTTCTCCTTCCCATTCTATTCTTGTCTTTTCCTAACCAAACTGGTTAAGACTTTCCCCACCTGGGTATgtgttcggggggggggggggggggggtgatcaGTTTCTGCACAACAAATGCAGAAAGTGGTAGATTTTCCCCCTGGTTGCTGGCTTGGCTTTTATCTACTATaaggatgatttttggttaacagaaacagcctctctaccattgaggtaggggtaaggtctgggTTCACACTACGCTCCTCGGACCCCCTCTTTGCGGGACTACATCGGTTATGATTTTGTTGTATAAGGATGATTTTGATGACTAAGTTCTATGCGAGGGTGCGAAGTAATGAACAATTGGTCTTTTTCTTACGTGCGCAGACATTTCTTTTGAGCTGCATGAATGAGGGTACTATCTTACTTTGCGTTTTGTATTGCTCCAGAGGGATACGAGAAGTTAGCTCTGGCAAGATTGGGTAAATCCAGTGAATCAGTGCAACCTAAGACCGATAATATCCTCGATGAAGATTTCCTTCCTAGTGGGTCAAATGCTACTGCAGGAGGACATTCTATGCATAATGCAGATGTGGcatcatcaaattcatataaCTCAGCTAGCAGGAGCGATGATGCATTTGACATGTTTGGTGACGGCGATGAAAATATTCCAGCTAATCCTGCTTCTAATGGAGGTAATTTGATCCCTAAACACATTCAGAATTGACGTTATTGACAAATTTTGTTCAATATTTTCTATGTGAGATGAGTTTACAAGGTTTATTTATTTCCCCTTTCTGCATACATGACTCCCACTTAATGTGAACTGTAGGTGATCAGCATGGCGATTATGTCTTTGATGAGTCCTCTGGGTATGTTTTCTACCTTTTAGCTCCTTGCACTACTTTTGTCTTCTGCTTTTAGTGTGTGGACATCTTAGTAAGTAAGAAATCAAACCGTATCATTTTGAAATTCCGTTGGATTCATCTGAGAGCAGGTTATTGTAGGGTTCTTCCTTGTTTAATCTAAGAATTACTCAACGTTGTAGTTCTAAAGGGAGAGGATACTATGAAATCAATTTGAACATACTTCTTTCGGGGCTCCATTCCAATAATGGCATATTTTTTCTTTAGTCCCCTGTATACTGTGTCAACATTCTTTTCAAGTTAATATCGGCAGTAGTGTTCCTGTTAGGTTTCCATTCTATTTACCAGTTTCAGGCCACATTACTCTTGTCTCAGAATATCATAGTACTCGTTTTGGAAGTTCATGGTAGTGTGCGTAGTTCTTTACTTGATATACCCGAGCCTAGCATTGGACAATCGTGGATGATATTAAAGCTctaatttcttcttcttgttccaACCATCCATCTTTCTTTTAGCAGTAGCAGggacaaccaaaataaataaggaTTACGTGCTTGTCTAATTTTTCCTTCATTGACTTGATAAGAGGACATATGAGATATCAAGAGTGATACGAAAGGTTCATATGTTCTTCTATTTGTCTAGGAACTGCGTCTCGTAAGTT is from Capsicum annuum cultivar UCD-10X-F1 chromosome 5, UCD10Xv1.1, whole genome shotgun sequence and encodes:
- the LOC107870366 gene encoding CD2 antigen cytoplasmic tail-binding protein 2, with amino-acid sequence MEESSSRRSKRPFVDEDDSNKPPEQKRVRFPKGKKAKQGDNTIDGCEDKPSRLTDARAAAKERLERRNQIKRELIDEEIEGEIADISRAEVEYEENETFIDDGIAIEPFNLNKEREEGFFDASGNYVEYLNENEIKDAWLDSVDTEKRYSGKSAMKISNEDEIEDITSEQLAKMKRRIADVLEPGETVLQGLRRLKGTSNNKKGKMSGETKQLFDQLTEDAMKLMENGDFNVYDEKQESFQREAEGYEKLALARLGKSSESVQPKTDNILDEDFLPSGSNATAGGHSMHNADVASSNSYNSASRSDDAFDMFGDGDENIPANPASNGGDQHGDYVFDESSGYYYSSSMGYYYDPSSGLYCNASSGQWYSYNDESGIYQEVPQATSDAN